The following coding sequences lie in one Apium graveolens cultivar Ventura chromosome 1, ASM990537v1, whole genome shotgun sequence genomic window:
- the LOC141659363 gene encoding uncharacterized protein LOC141659363, with amino-acid sequence MASEMIKGLNVGYVVMTEIYGDEVPRIGGGLCINSQGWIITTATLTPANLERVRVRSRYSTEFRPADVLHVKSCFGIAFLSIQDVEEDEVFNYLNIADNLSIEEGDGFFSWIHNNPIVFSFITGNASFPFEGAIFPSFDSSTTVDTTVEDDLFDLRQNEYSETRSFRTIGGVIESNPRRSEICSLHPELPVIEVHGFLCTKGYGSPVFDMGGKFVGLILFKYREMNYILPSNMIKSYLDFITGTRPSAARGYDVGLNAELEMARHSNDLRGMARRSREINELDAVYVISTEVPSMQHIIGGGLCIRPEGVIITTAMVTPANHTEVVVRSRNSNEFRRATVLNVNFSFDISVLVIDPREEDEIFGFIDIGQDFPPIEEGDPLFSWIHSINIAFSNITGKVSFPFESVVFPRPSSRKTIGNALAGEVVEIRENAFLQTPSFRTIGGIVEDMGEGRRKLSHLHPKLPLIEVHGFSVNQDIYLDQDCYGSPVFDKRGGFVGLIMLEHCEFTYVLPSRVFRSYISQNLTKWTSSRGGAGSSHHRKGKDNKSRKDRVPHFPGGHDGEYV; translated from the exons ATGGCTAGTGAAATGATTAAAGGTTTGAATGTTGGGTATGTGGTGATGACAGAAATCTATGGAGATGAGGTTCCTAGAATTGGGGGTGGTCTTTGTATCAACTCACAAGGATGGATAATCACCACCGCAACGTTAACTCCAGCTAATCTTGAACGAGTTAGGGTTCGATCCAGGTATTCCACTGAATTTAGGCCAGCAGATGTTCTACACGTGAAATCGTGTTTTGGTATAGCTTTTCTAAGCATTCAAGATGTGGAAGAAGACGAGGTGTTCAACTATCTTAATATTGCAGATAATCTCTCGATTGAGGAGGGAGATGGATTTTTTTCGTGGATTCACAATAATCCCATTGTTTTTTCATTCATCACCGGAAATGCCTCCTTTCCATTTGAAGGTGCAATTTTTCCTTCATTTGATAGTAGTACTACTGTTGATACTACTGTTGAAGATGATTTGTTTGATTTGAGGCAAAACGAATATTCAGAAACACGGTCTTTTCGAACTATTGGAGGAGTTATCGAGAGCAATCCTCGTAGATCGGAAATATGTTCTTTACATCCAGAATTACCGGTGATCGAAGTCCATGGGTTTCTTTGTACTAAGGGATATGGCAGCCCGGTATTTGACATGGGTGGTAAATTTGTGGGGTTGATCCTGTTTAAGTATCGTGAAATGAATTATATTCTACCAAGCAACATGATCAAGTCTTATCTGGATTTTATAACGGGGACCCGGCCTTCAGCAGCTCGTGGATATGACGTCGGG TTAAATGCAGAACTGGAAATGGCTAGACACTCAAATGATTTGCGAG GTATGGCTAGGAGAAGCAGAGAGATCAATGAATTAGATGCTGTGTACGTGATCTCGACAGAAGTACCAAGCATGCAGCATATTATCGGAGGTGGTCTATGCATTAGGCCAGAAGGGGTGATAATTACTACTGCCATGGTAACTCCTGCTAACCATACAGAAGTTGTCGTTCGTTCAAGAAATTCCAATGAGTTTAGGCGAGCAACGGTTTTGAACGTAAATTTTTCGTTTGATATAAGTGTTTTGGTCATTGATCCTCGTGAAGAAGATGAGATATTTGGGTTCATTGATATTGGACAAGATTTCCCCCCTATTGAGGAGGGAGATCCACTGTTCTCGTGGATTCACAGCATTAATATTGCTTTTTCAAACATTACCGGAAAGGTTTCCTTCCCGTTTGAGTCGGTGGTTTTTCCACGACCTAGTAGCAGGAAGACGATTGGTAATGCTCTTGCGGGAGAAGTAGTTGAAATTAGGGAAAATGCGTTCTTACAAACACCGTCTTTTAGAACTATTGGGGGGATTGTTGAAGACATGGGGGAAGGGCGGAGGAAATTGAGCCATTTACATCCAAAATTACCGCTCATTGAAGTTCATGGATTCAGTGTCAATCAGGATATCTATTTAGATCAGGATTGCTATGGCAGCCCCGTGTTTGATAAGCGTGGTGGATTTGTTGGATTGATCATGTTGGAACATTGTGAATTCACATATGTACTACCAAGCCGCGTATTCAGGTCTTACATAAGCCAAAATCTTACAAAATGGACTTCATCTCGAGGCGGCGCGGGATCTTCGCATCACAGAAAAGGCAAGGATAACAAGTCAAGAAAAGATAGGGTTCCACATTTTCCTGGTGGACATGATGGG GAGTATGTCTAA